A genomic window from Salvia hispanica cultivar TCC Black 2014 chromosome 5, UniMelb_Shisp_WGS_1.0, whole genome shotgun sequence includes:
- the LOC125189498 gene encoding uncharacterized protein LOC125189498, which yields MAYDQNSIPKDLRPLNLMRTLPEDPRISPATSSGRPVEGYYASPPADGSPGAVPLVYYPATIPEVGFIPKAFNNAGVAGWIQQIMPPPQVQQGVVSGTVVNSSCVYSTSPNCGTQNGCSPLDHACDEGGDHDSLTGRKVKFLCSFGGKILPRLTDGALRYVGGQTRIISVTRDILFGDFVQKMEDTYAHNMVIKYQLPDEDLDALVTVSCPDDLENMMDEYEKLVEACSDGSAKLRIFLFLPADLDPIGHLQDGGQRYIEAVNGIGDVFNGRDCIDRKESIESTISVENSELSGGDNLSHGTGEAAAGNLVPFTTAPALVYGDPNPVPYADSYAATSLSIPMAKTSVGCVMNEQDVERPSVPLASTPVMSYPASSSYYADSHQETSSYAQFHHPHMGFPSQIVGTIMASPQHFTSAVRMKMNHPSYIGIRPNIVPAVGQPQQVQMENYPFDNIMSHRLVQGYNVSQGGVYNWQQIPHPEQIGLLEGGSTPQPERIIRIEDCQMCQKGLPHAHSDTVVQEQKGSPSSTMSDISSMSCNIPLDARTVPHKPENQDPSKVTIPHGVVSGVQVPYSVFIANTHLSSHQNVLVQAKHERSLNNDFVPIGMHLQGRQSPTEYSQKICTDDSTSSPYDYKTIAEIRNEDSQDNKPHQIPIGEVVGKHTYSSTESYEVMSTPPYSLVGTSPLSSDEMVGARATEKEHPVNERNDNVLCSQPRIGSDKGVAHEAFVSASLGIGDILETSAPQFIHQDPWNMRPDTHYPPPKPSKIQTKRDHNAGHRDPFVDNNLFNGGETPTTNSRELVSETTPDDGVHHLSNNLNWDLSPDHSSSNKGSSEEQIKREIEVVADGVATPMFHLSMHSNPDSLANPRNDSASISHENCDGQPANVDPKQPDEIKTKLSENTSFGFPASGVGRLQIIMNSDLEELRELGSGTFGTVYHGKWRGTDVAIKRINDRCFSGKPLDQERMRDDFWNEAIKLADLHHPNVVAFYGVVLDGPEGSVATVTEYMVNGSLRNALQKNDRILDKRKRLLIGMDVAFGMEYLHAKNIVHFDLKSDNLLVNLRDPHRPICKVGDLGLSKVKCQTLISGGVRGTLPWMAPELLNGSSSLVSEKVDVFSFGIVLWELLTAEEPYADLHYGAIIGGIVSNTLRPIVPETCDPDWRALMEKCWSSEPSERPNFTKIAEDLRAMALKLPSKGQLQHSHPKT from the exons ATGGCCTACGATCAGAACTCAATACCCAAAGATTTGCGTCCGTTAAATCTTATGAGAACTCTGCCTGAGGATCCTAGGATTTCTCCGGCTACTTCTTCTGGAAGGCCAGTTGAAGGATACTATGCTAGCCCACCGGCTGATGGTAGCCCGGGAGCAGTGCCTCTAGTTTATTATCCTGCCACAATTCCAGAAGTTGGGTTTATACCTAAAGCATTTAACAATGCTGGAGTTGCCGGATGGATTCAACAAATTATGCCGCCTCCTCAAGTCCAACAAGGTGTTGTGAGTGGTACTGTGGTTAATTCGTCGTGTGTATATTCAACCAGTCCTAATTGTGGGACACAAAACGGGTGTAGTCCTTTAGATCATGCTTGTGATGAGGGTGGTGATCATGATTCTTTGACAGGCCGGAAGGTCAAATTCTTATGTAGTTTCGGTGGGAAAATACTGCCACGCTTGACTGACGGGGCATTGAGATATGTAGGAGGGCAGACGAGGATAATTAGTGTTACAAGGGATATTCTATTTGGTGATTTTGTTCAGAAAATGGAAGATACATATGCACATAATATGGTGATTAAGTATCAGCTGCCGGATGAGGATCTTGATGCACTTGTCACCGTTTCTTGTCCTGATGATCTTGAGAACATGATGGATGAATATGAAAAGTTGGTCGAGGCGTGTTCTGATGGGTCTGCTAAGTTGAGAATATTTCTGTTTTTGCCTGCAGATCTTGATCCGATAGGGCATTTGCAAGACGGTGGGCAGAGGTATATAGAAGCTGTGAATGGGATAGGGGATGTGTTTAATGGTAGAGATTGTATTGATAGAAAGGAGAGTATTGAAAGTACTATTTCTGTTGAGAACTCTGAGTTGAGTGGGGGTGATAACCTAAGCCATGGTACAGGGGAGGCTGCTGCCGGAAACCTTGTTCCTTTCACTACAGCACCAGCATTGGTTTATGGAGATCCTAATCCGGTGCCTTATGCCGACTCTTATGCTGCTACTTCATTAAGCATTCCAATGGCTAAAACAAGTGTGGGTTGTGTTATGAATGAGCAAGATGTAGAGAGACCTTCTGTGCCTCTCGCATCAACACCTGTTATGAGTTATCCGGCTTCTTCATCGTATTATGCAGATTCTCATCAAGAAACATCCAGTTATGCCCAATTTCATCATCCCCACATGGGATTCCCAAGTCAAATTGTAGGGACTATTATGGCTTCCCCTCAACACTTCACTTCTGCCGTCCGCATGAAAATGAACCACCCCTCGTACATCGGTATAAGGCCCAATATAGTTCCTGCTGTTGGTCAACCTCAGCAAGTTCAAATGGAGAATTATCCTTTTGATAACATCATGTCACATAGGCTTGTTCAAGGATACAATGTCAGTCAAGGGGGAGTCTATAATTGGCAACAAATTCCACATCCCGAGCAGATAGGTTTATTAGAAGGGGGCTCGACTCCTCAACCAGAACGGATCATAAGAATAGAGGACTGCCAGATGTGTCAAAAAGGATTGCCTCATGCTCATTCAGATACAGTAGTTCAGGAGCAAAAAGGAAGTCCTTCTAGCACTATGTCTGATATCAGCTCTATGTCTTGCAATATCCCATTAGATGCTCGAACCGTTCCACACAAGCCAGAAAATCAAGACCCTTCTAAGGTGACAATTCCTCACGGTGTCGTAAGCGGAGTGCAAGTTCCATATAGTGTTTTTATAGCTAATACTCATCTATCTTCCCACCAGAATGTACTTGTCCAGGCTAAACATGAAAGGTCCTTAAACAATGATTTTGTTCCTATCGGTATGCATTTGCAAGGTCGCCAATCCCCAACGGAGTACTCTCAAAAGATATGTACAGATGATTCTACTTCATCGCCATACGACTATAAAACTATAGCGGAAATCAGAAATGAAGACTCACAAGATAACAAGCCACACCAGATTCCTATAGGGGAGGTTGTTGGCAAGCACACTTACTCATCCACAGAATCCTATGAAGTGATGTCGACTCCTCCTTATTCACTAGTCGGGACCAGTCCTTTATCCTCGGATGAAATGGTTGGAGCTCGTGCAACAGAAAAAGAACATCCTGTTAATGAACGGAACGATAACGTTTTATGTTCACAGCCAAGAATAGGTAGTGACAAAGGTGTTGCTCATGAGGCATTTGTATCGGCATCCCTTGGAATTGGAGATATTCTAGAGACATCCGCGCCACAATTTATCCACCAGGATCCGTGGAATATGCGCCCTGATACCCATTACCCTCCTCCTAAACCAAGCAAGATTCAAACAAAGAGGGATCATAATGCAGGACATCGAGATCCTTTTGTGGACAACAATCTGTTCAACGGTGGAGAAACACCAACAACTAATTCTAGGGAGTTAGTGTCAGAAACTACACCTGATGATGGAGTTCACCACCTTTCCAACAATCTTAACTGGGATCTgagtccagatcatagttcgTCCAACAAAG GTTCAAGTGAGGAacaaataaagagagaaattgaagttGTTGCTGATGGCGTGGCAACCCCGATGTTTCATTTGTCTATGCATTCAAATCCAGACTCATTAGCGAATCCGAGGAATGATTCTGCATCTATATCCCACGAGAATTGCGATGGCCAACCTGCTAATGTAGATCCAAAGCAACCAGAT gaaatcaagaccaaattaTCAGAGAATACAAGTTTTGGGTTCCCTGCATCAGGCGTTGGCCGATTACAG ATTATTATGAACAGTGACCTGGAAGAACTACGAGAACTAGGTTCTGGCACGTTTGGTACTGTTTATCATGGAAAGTGGAGAGGCACTGATGTTGCAATTAAACGTATCAATGATAGATGTTTCTCCGGAAAGCCTTTAGATCAAGAACGCATG AGGGATGATTTTTGGAATGAGGCCATCAAGCTAGCTGACTTACACCATCCTAATGTTGTTGCCTTTTATGGAGTTGTGCTTGATGGCCCTGAAGGCTCAGTTGCAACTGTCACTGAATACATGGTCAATGGTTCTTTGAgaaatgctttgcaaaagaatgATAG GATTCTTGATAAGCGCAAGCGTCTTCTAATTGGCATGGATGTTGCATTTGGAATGGAATACTTGCatgcaaaaaatatagtacattttgatttgaaaagCGATAACTTATTGGTTAATCTCCGTGACCCACATCGACCAATATGTAAG GTGGGTGATTTGGGACTGTCAAAGGTGAAATGTCAAACACTAATATCAGGAGGTGTAAGAGGAACCCTTCCATGGATGGCCCCGGAGCTTTTGAACGGAAGTAGTAGCCTCGTCTCCGAGAAG gTGGATGTGTTTTCATTTGGAATTGTATTGTGGGAACTTCTAACTGCGGAAGAACCATATGCAGATCTGCACTATGGGGCCATCATTG GCGGTATTGTTAGCAACACGCTGCGGCCTATTGTCCCGGAAACATGTGATCCTGATTGGAGAGCTCTCATGGAGAAATGTTGGTCATCTGAGCCATCTGAAAGGCCAAATTTCACCAAGATTGCAGAAGACTTGAGGGCTATGGCCCTTAAACTTCCATCTAAAGGCCAACTCCAACATTCTCACCCCAAAACctga